Proteins from a genomic interval of Harpia harpyja isolate bHarHar1 chromosome 9, bHarHar1 primary haplotype, whole genome shotgun sequence:
- the ATP2A2 gene encoding sarcoplasmic/endoplasmic reticulum calcium ATPase 2 isoform X2 — translation MGKVYRQDRKSVQRIKARDIVPGDIVEVAVGDKVPADIRITSIKSTTLRVDQSILTGESVSVIKHTDPVPDPRAVNQDKKNMLFSGTNIAAGKAMGVVIATGVNTEIGKIRDEMVATEQERTPLQQKLDEFGEQLSKVISLICIAVWIINIGHFNDPVHGGSWIRGAIYYFKIAVALAVAAIPEGLPAVITTCLALGTRRMAKKNAIVRSLPSVETLGCTSVICSDKTGTLTTNQMSVCRMFVLDRVEGDSCSLNEFTVTGSTYAPMGEVHKDDKLIKCSQYDGLVELATICALCNDSSLDYNEAKGVYEKVGEATETALTCLVEKMNVFDTDLKGLSRIERANACNSVIKQLMKKEFTLEFSRDRKSMSVYCTPNKPSRTSMSKMFVKGAPEGVIDRCTHVRVGNAKIPLTSGIKQKIMSVIREWGTGRDTLRCLALATHDNPPRKEEMNLEDSSNFINYETNLTFVGCVGMLDPPRIEVASSIKLCKQAGIRVIMITGDNKGTAVAICRRIGIFVEDEDVSTKAFTGREFDELSLAAQRDACHHARCFARVEPSHKSKIVEFLQSFDEITAMTGDGVNDAPALKKAEIGIAMGSGTAVAKTASEMVLADDNFSTIVAAVEEGRAIYNNMKQFIRYLISSNVGEVVCIFLTAALGFPEALIPVQLLWVNLVTDGLPATALGFNPPDLDIMNKPPRNPKEPLISGWLFFRYLAIGCYVGAATVGAAAWWFIAADGGPRVTFYQLSHFLQCKEDNPDFSGVDCVVFESPYPMTMALSVLVTIEMCNALNSLSENQSLMRMPPWENIWLVGAICLSMSLHFLILYVEPLPIIFQITPLNVTQWLMVLKISLPVILLDETLKYVARNYLEPAILE, via the exons ATGGGCAAAGTATATCGACAAGACCGAAAAAGTGTACAGAGGATTAAAGCAAGAGACATTGTCCCAGGTGATATTGTAGAAGTGGCAG TTGGAGACAAGGTTCCTGCTGATATAAGAATTACTTCTATCAAATCTACAACTCTAAGGGTAGACCAGTCAATTCTCACAG GTGAATCTGTGTCTGTTATTAAgcacactgaccctgtgcctgatCCTCGTGCTGTAAACCAAGACAAGAAGAACATGCTTTTTTCT GGTACTAATATTGCTGCTGGTAAAGCTATGGGAGTGGTTATTGCAACAGGAGTAAACACTGAAATCGGCAAAATTCGTGATGAGATGGTGGCTACTGAACAAGAGAGAACCCCGCTCCAACAGAAACTGGATGAGTTTGGAGAGCAGCTGTCTAAAGTCATCTCGCTTATCTGCATCGCTGTTTGGATAATAAACATTGGTCACTTCAATGATCCAGTTCATGGTGGCTCCTGGATTCGAGGTGCTATCTATTACTTCAAAATTGCTGTTGCtcttgctgttgctgctattcctGAGGGTCTGCCTGCTGTCATTACCACCTGCTTGGCTCTTGGAACCCGGAGAATGGCCAAGAAGAACGCTATTGTTAGAAGTCTTCCCTCTGTGGAAACTTTGGGTTGCACCTCAGTTATTTGTTCTGACAAGACTGGTACGCTGACCACAAATCAGATGTCAGTCTGCAGG ATGTTTGTCCTGGACAGAGTAGAAGGAGATAGCTGTTCTCTGAATGAATTTACTGTAACTGGTTCAACCTATGCTCCCATGGGAGAAGT gCATAAAGATGACAAACTTATTAAGTGTAGCCAGTATGATGGCCTTGTGGAACTTGCAACGATCTGCGCGCTCTGTAATGATTCCTCTTTGGATTACAATGAA GCTAAGGGAGTATATGAGAAAGTTGGTGAAGCCACAGAAACGGCACTTACCTGTCTGGTTGAAAAGATGAATGTATTTGACACAGACTTGAAAGGACTTTCTAGAATTGAACGTGCAAATGCTTGCAACTCG GTGATAAAACAACTCATGAAGAAAGAATTCACTCTGGAATTCTCAAGAGACAGGAAGTCTATGTCTGTCTATTGTACACCGAACAAACCAAGCCGCACATCCATGAGTAAGATGTTTGTTAAG GGTGCTCCTGAAGGTGTAATTGACAGATGTACACATGTCCGTGTTGGAAATGCTAAAATACCATTAACCTCaggaattaaacagaaaataatgtctGTCATTAGAGAATGGGGAACTGGTAGAGATACATTGCGTTGCTTGGCTCTGGCGACCCACGACAATCCACccagaaaagaggaaatgaatCTTGAGGACTCCTCAAATTTCATTAACTATGAG ACCAACTTGACCTTTGTTGGCTGTGTGGGTATGCTGGATCCCCCAAGAATTGAAGTAGCTTCATCTATAAAGCTGTGCAAACAAGCTGGTATTAGAGTTATTATGATTACTGGTGATAATAAAGGCACAGCAGTAGCTATTTGCCGTCGCATCGGTATCTTTGTGGAAGATGAAGATGTTTCTACAAAAGCCTTTACTGGTCGTGAATTTGATGAACTCTCACTTGCTGCCCAAAGAGATGCTTGCCACCATGCCCGTTGCTTTGCTCGTGTAGAGCCTTCCCACAAATCCAAAATTGTTGAGTTTCTGCAGTCTTTTGATGAGATTACAGCTATG ACTGGCGATGGTGTCAATGATGCCCCTGCattgaagaaagcagaaattggAATTGCTATGGGTTCTGGTACTGCAGTGGCTAAAACTGCTTCTGAAATGGTTTTAGCAGATGACAATTTCTCAACTATTGTAGCTGCTGTGGAAGAAGGACGTGCAATTTATAACAACATGAAACAGTTCATCCGTTACTTGATCTCCTCCAATGTTGGAGAAGTTGTTTG taTCTTCTTGACTGCTGCCCTGGGTTTTCCTGAAGCTCTAATTCCTGTCCAACTGTTATGGGTAAACCTTGTGACGGATGGTCTCCCTGCTACTGCTCTGGGATTTAATCCTCCTGATCTTGATATCATGAATAAGCCACCACGCAACCCTAAAGAGCCACTGATCAGTGGATGGCTCTTCTTCCGTTACCTAGCTATTGGAT gttATGTTGGCGCTGCCACAGTGGGTGCTGCTGCGTGGTGGTTTATTGCTGCTGATGGTGGTCCAAGAGTTACCTTTTATCAGCTG AGCCATTTTCTGCAGTGCAAAGAGGACAATCCAGACTTCTCTGGTGTCGACTGTGTGGTTTTTGAGTCTCCATATCCAATGACAATGGCTCTTTCTGTACTTGTCACCATAGAGATGTGCAATGCTCTCAACAG